The Aspergillus luchuensis IFO 4308 DNA, chromosome 7, nearly complete sequence genome has a segment encoding these proteins:
- a CDS encoding cytochrome c oxidase subunit 6B family protein (BUSCO:EOG09265GYD;~COG:S;~EggNog:ENOG410PRWH;~InterPro:IPR003213,IPR036549;~PFAM:PF02297;~go_component: GO:0005739 - mitochondrion [Evidence IEA];~go_component: GO:0045277 - respiratory chain complex IV [Evidence IEA]): MGWLPWSSESTNTASDGGRIAPDRTSRQRCYEGRDMFFTCLDRNDILDAIKDDKEARRKCGKEIAEFETACSRAWVKYFKEKRVMEYNRDKTIERIKKEDAAQVQELKAQGWNSR; this comes from the exons ATGGGCTGGCTTCCCTGGTCCTCCGAATCTACCAACACCGCCTCCGATGGTGGCCGCATAGCTCCCGATCGAACCTCCCGCCAACGATGCTACGAGGGCCGCGACATGTTCTTTACCTGCCTCGACCGCAATGATATCTTGGATGCAATTAAGGATGACAAGGAGGCGCGCCGGAAGTGTGGAAAGGAGATTGCAGAGTTTGAAACGGCTTGTTCGAGGGCGTGG GTCAAATATTTCAAAGAGAAGCGCGTGATGGAGTATAACCGGGACAAGACAATTGAGCggatcaagaaggaagatgcgGCCCAGGTTCAAGAATTAAAAGCACAAGGGTGGAACTCTCGGtaa
- a CDS encoding protein SYS1 (COG:U;~EggNog:ENOG410PP55;~InterPro:IPR019185;~PFAM:PF09801;~TransMembrane:4 (i21-48o68-92i99-117o123-144i)), whose product MPPRRRAPRAGSRTDLPPLKIVRKILLLQVAYYVTATALILFTTVVYGTPFSLDLVFSWNALRGDTTIGWMLGLVWLLTSGIGAIFLLLLVARSKLIPDFALTLHFLHLIATTLYTHSVPANWLWWGLQGASAAFMTFLGIWACRWRELQPISFGGIGGSSSNGGTSAGASGGGEAESGAGEEELFSLSRGRGRGRGLRDSSSAGDEYEMVEMKGDAAV is encoded by the exons ATGCCCCCGCGCCGCCGGGCCCCTCGAGCGGGCTCTCGAACCGACCTTCCCCCGCTGAAGATTGTCCGGaagatcctcctccttcaagtCGCCTACTATGTCACCGCCACGGCTCTCATCCTCTTTACGACGGTCGTCTACGGtactcccttctccctcgaCCTTGTCTTTAGCTGGAATGCCCTCCGCGGTGATACTAcgattggatggatgcttggcttggtgtggttgttgacGAGTGGGATTGG GGCAatattcctccttctcctcgtcgctcGGTCCAAGCTTATCCCTGACTTCGCTCTTACCCtacacttcctccacctcatcgCTACAACCTTGTACACGCATTCCGTGCCCGCGAATTGGCTCTGGTGGGGCCTGCAAGGCGCGAGTGCCGCGTTCATGACGTTCTTGGGCATTTGGGCCTGTCGTTGGCGGGAACTGCAGCCCATCAGTTttggtggcattggtggGAGTAGTAGCAATGGCGGTACGTCTGCTGGGGCCtcaggtggtggtgaggcagAAAGTGGTGCTGGCGAAGAGGAGTTATTCTCACTGTCGAGGGGTAGAGGAAGGGGACGAGGCTTGCGCGATAGTAGCAGTGCCGGGGATGAGTACGAGATGGTGGAAATGAAGGGTGACGCGGCGGTATAG
- a CDS encoding class II aldolase/adducin domain protein (COG:T,Z;~EggNog:ENOG410PJ5R;~InterPro:IPR036409,IPR001303;~PFAM:PF00596) produces MSATITETTTNPVPVVVAADNNSTTSKAHIEDAANDREFQSVARGNRAGTLKLRGIPTFSDPVAKRQWMKEHMAAAFRFFGKKGYGEGVSGHISMRDPILKDHFWMNPFAKHFSTIKASDLVLVDAEGYVTEGGAQLPINEAGFMIHSEIHKARPDVIAAAHTHSIHGKTWSAFGKPIEMLTQDACNLYGKVSVYEDHGGIALAQEEGEQIARALGKDNIACILQNHGLLTVGRTVDEAAFLYFSLDNACHTQLLAEAAAANGVPKRIISNEVAKYTADVAQNHVSYSSVESVVDGWMADNIQHNFYTEFQPEYELIVEETNGRVLQ; encoded by the exons ATGTCCGCTACCATCACCGAAACCACCACTAACCCCGTCCCCGTCGTCGTAGCGgccgacaacaacagcaccacTAGCAAAGCCCACATCGAAGATGCCGCCAACGACAGGGAGTTCCAATCTGTTGCACGGGGAAACCGTGCCGGAACGCTCAAGCTACGGGGTATTCCGACCTTTAGTGATCCTGTGGCTAAGCGGCAGTGGATGAAGGAGCATATGGCTGCTGCGTTTCGGTTCTTTGGCAAGAAAGGGTACGGGGAGGGTGTGTCGGGGCATATTTCTATGAGAG ACCCTATCCTAAAGGACCACTTCTGGATGAACCCCTTCGCCAAGcacttctccaccatcaaagCATCGGATCTTGTCCTCGTTGACGCAGAGGGTTATGTCACTGAGGGCGGTGCTCAGCTGCCCATCAATGAGGCCGGATTCATGATCCACTCTGAAATTCACAAGGCCCGGCCGGATGTTATTGCTGCAGCGCATACTCATTCAATTCATGGGAAGACGTGGAGTGCGTTTGGAAAGCCGATTGAGATGCTTACCCAGG ATGCATGCAACCTCTACGGAAAGGTCAGTGTCTACGAAGACCACGGCGGTATTGCCCTTgcgcaggaggagggtgagcaAATTGCTCGTGCCCTAGGAAAGGACAACATCGCTTGCATCTTGCAGAACCATGG TCTTCTCACTGTGGGCCGAACTGTCGACGAGGCGGCTTTTCTCTACTTTAGCTTAGACAATGCCTGCCACACGCAGTTGCTGGCTGAAGCAGCGGCCGCAAACGGTGTTCCGAAGAGAATCATCTCGAATGAGGTAGCGAAGTATACTGCTGATGTTGCGCAGAACCATGTGAGTTACTCTTCTGTAGAATCTgtagtggatggatggatggctgaCAACATACAGCATAACTTCTACACCGAGTTCCAGCCCGAGTACGAGCTGATCGTTGAAGAGACTAACGGAAGAGTTCTGCAATAA
- the RRP6_1 gene encoding Golgi transport complex subunit COG5 (COG:J;~EggNog:ENOG410PGUF;~InterPro:IPR019465;~PFAM:PF10392;~go_component: GO:0017119 - Golgi transport complex [Evidence IEA];~go_process: GO:0006891 - intra-Golgi vesicle-mediated transport [Evidence IEA]) translates to MADGEPSYIDYEAFLDPEFSPASFANSLVVATNNATDTPLDLSTPLSRVLFDLQEIDTHIHALTTKSALPLLTHTRDQTAAAGRILKEAEEQIASVTQGYERLEREVLRKWEAADEARVAAEKSLATVRLARAVARCLSLGRQLDSQLAEIGGLDATAPAKDDYRTLERAASTIVSLRRMSSETAVGEEGHGLDRVKVIRTLRSELVIPAENMVKTRAQQAIGRFTMSTIASAGSGSQSQMSYKQARDARARLVSAVNILYLLSPVPKNVTSAASFQPDLLLSTLQGYMQTAISSSLSNLTRALTMLPTLERTLSDLSARCQDVFALEAILNNLRPPSHPLFPPAAPAAAAAAGTRNGEQPEPQVQASGKNNLLQPLLNALDTSSLPSYFWRSLASYLAGRVQEIINRGGVSARTLRSNRDRIKKEVKDCVLRGSQLPTSILGTEKRLGVDSGLERSWEREAAVMVSSIASVLDRQA, encoded by the coding sequence ATGGCGGACGGTGAACCCTCATACATAGACTACGAGGCCTTCCTAGACCCGGAATTCTCACCCGCCTCGTTTGCCAATTCCTTGGTTGTAGCCACCAACAATGCAACAGACACACCGCTGGATCTTTCAACCCCGCTTTCACGGGTGTTATTCGATCTTCAGGAGATCGACACCCACATCCATGCGCTGACCACTAAGTCTGCCCTCCCCCTACTGACGCACACGCGCGACCAGACCGCCGCAGCGGGCCGTATCCtcaaagaagccgaagagcaGATCGCTTCGGTAACGCAGGGATATGAGCGGCTGGAAAGGGAAGTTCTCCGCAAATGGGAAGCTGCCGATGAGGCCAGGGTGGCTGCAGAGAAGTCGTTGGCTACTGTACGACTCGCACGAGCGGTTGCACGTTGTCTTTCTCTAGGCCGACAGCTGGATAGCCAGCTCGCAGAGATCGGAGGCCTTGATGCTACAGCCCCTGCAAAGGATGACTACCGGACCCTGGAACGGGCCGCCTCCACGATTGTGAGTCTACGTCGAATGTCCTCTGAGACGGCAGTAGGCGAGGAAGGCCATGGACTAGACCGCGTCAAGGTCATCCGAACGCTGCGCAGTGAGCTTGTCATTCCCGCCGAGAACATGGTCAAGACGAGAGCCCAGCAAGCCATCGGCCGGTTTACCATGTCGACCATTGCAAGCGCGGGCTCTGGCTCCCAGTCTCAAATGAGCTACAAACAGGCGCGCGATGCCAGAGCACGCCTCGTTTCTGCCGTCAACATCTTGTATCTCTTATCGCCGGTCCCCAAAAATGTCACCTCCGCAGCAAGTTTCCAGCCAGACTTGCTCCTCTCAACCCTGCAAGGATACATGCAAACGGCCATTTCCTCGTCCCTGAGTAACCTCACTCGGGCGCTCACCATGTTGCCCACTCTCGAGCGCACTCTCTCCGACCTGTCTGCACGCTGCCAGGATGTCTTTGCCCTGGAAGCTATTCTCAACAACCTGCGTCCACCCTCGCATCCACTCTTCCCCCCAGCAGcacctgctgcagctgcagctgctggcaccCGCAACGGGGAACAGCCGGAACCACAGGTCCAAGCCAGTGGCAAGAATAATTTGCTGCAACCATTGCTGAATGCTCTTGACACGTCTTCCCTCCCATCCTACTTTTGGCGATCACTCGCATCGTACCTCGCGGGTCGTGTGCAGGAAATCATCAACCGCGGCGGCGTGTCCGCCCGGACATTGCGCTCCAACCGGGACCGTATCAAGAAGGAAGTCAAGGACTGCGTTCTGCGGGGCTCGCAGCTCCCCACGTCAATCCTCGGCACTGAGAAGCGACTGGGGGTTGACTCGGGATTGGAGAGGAGCTGGGAACGGGAAGCAGCTGTTATGGTCAGTTCTATTGCCAGTGTACTAGATAGACAGGCATGA
- a CDS encoding C2H2-type zinc finger protein (COG:K;~EggNog:ENOG410PGNP;~InterPro:IPR036236,IPR013087;~PFAM:PF00096) encodes MSSFLPVNNISSPPDRVMEEATTSSTPRPHAKPGAAPQDTTSSMIAAHDESTPRNINSIEDSHHHADSQGSASLTSEDAVHGESDEGSEHEAENKGGAPPSKKKKGQRFYCTDFPPCNLSFTRSEHLARHIRKHTGERPFQCHCSRRFSRLDNLRQHAQTVHVNEEIPGDSLAATGTRFQRQIRTDRVRPQGRARAGTAGSQGTHSRGHSRNLSASSITSTASTFSQPQELRRRPPPLMMANDRARLMEPMDAPSTPPARGIPGPAAGGSPYTPSHHIFSAGGNGSPHVASPISTASQASGFWEGKTAARRLSVPTGANPFASQHVNAYPPNYVPTQAYAPHGGVYASPVSSSYSLSRDETNHGATDADLRRRTWHPSTWSTVPRPATSGLSNYQTPEVFKPSFGANGSTEQPPRLPGIESFDKVVAQRPLTPPVRRSSPMQIDNPNKPPPNYNLAGGYNYTQPAKRPAPPISGPGHRRGHVSWDMSLHTNLTGLHIRDKPPQRDASNWSQQTIAEIHNVGSRPSSSYQPQFHEYRGHGHAPSYSNATSSSQATRTSPEDSSSSEGVHTPSTASLEYHPAIVHNNGYVEPHHPPFSSDTSHAVRTRYPEYR; translated from the coding sequence ATGTCTTCATTCTTACCTGTGAATAATATTTCATCGCCGCCAGACCGCGTCATGGAGGAGgcgacaacatcttccacacCTCGCCCTCACGCCAAGCCCGGCGCGGCGCCCCAAGATACGACATCGTCCATGATCGCTGCCCACGACGAGAGCACGCCTCGGAACATTAATAGCATCGAAGACTCACATCACCATGCCGACTCCCAGGGGAGTGCATCGCTGACCTCAGAGGATGCTGTACACGGTGAGTCAGATGAAGGATCTGAACATGAGGCGGAAAATAAGGGTGGCGCTCCACCttcgaaaaagaagaagggtcaACGATTCTATTGCACAGACTTCCCACCGTGTAACTTGAGTTTTACAAGAAGTGAACATCTCGCTCGACATATCCGCAAACATACCGGAGAACGTCCGTTTCAGTGTCACTGTTCACGTCGCTTTTCCCGTCTCGATAATCTGCGACAGCATGCTCAGACGGTGCACGTCAACGAGGAAATCCCTGGAGACTCTCTTGCAGCCACTGGAACACGATTCCAGCGCCAGATCCGGACAGACCGTGTACGACCCCAAGGTCGAGCTAGAGCAGGAACCGCGGGCAGTCAGGGAACCCATAGCAGAGGTCACAGTCGAAACCTATCTGCCTCGAGCATTACCTCAACCGCGTCCACCTTCAGTCAGCCCCAGGAGCTTCGTCGCCGACCTCCACCCTTGATGATGGCGAATGATAGGGCGCGCCTGATGGAGCCGATGGACGCCCCTAGCACGCCACCAGCCCGTGGAATACCCGGTCCAGCAGCCGGCGGATCTCCCTACACGCCGTCTCACCACATCTTCTCAGCGGGCGGCAACGGCAGCCCGCACGTAGCTTCCCCCATCTCTACGGCATCACAGGCCTCGGGCTTCTGGGAAGGCAAAACTGCCGCCCGCCGTCTCTCCGTTCCTACGGGTGCGAACCCGTTCGCATCGCAACACGTCAATGCCTACCCGCCGAACTACGTTCCGACGCAAGCGTATGCTCCTCATGGAGGCGTCTACGCGAGCCCTGTCAGCTCGTCCTACTCACTCTCCCGCGACGAAACAAACCACGGTGCTACTGACGCTGATCTCCGGAGAAGGACTTGGCATCCTTCGACTTGGTCTACGGTCCCTCGGCCTGCTACAAGCGGTCTTAGCAACTATCAGACGCCAGAAGTGTTTAAGCCATCTTTTGGCGCCAATGGATCAACAGAGCAGCCACCGCGGCTGCCTGGAATTGAAAGCTTTGATAAGGTGGTGGCTCAAAGGCCCTTGACACCGCCCGTTCGGCGGTCGAGTCCGATGCAAATCGACAACCCTAACAAGCCTCCTCCGAATTATAACCTTGCCGGGGGCTACAACTACACACAGCCCGCTAAACGACCGGCGCCGCCAATCTCTGGCCCTGGTCACCGACGGGGCCATGTCTCTTGGGACATGTCATTGCACACGAACCTTACTGGTTTGCACATCAGAGACAAGCCTCCACAGCGGGACGCATCGAACTGGAGCCAGCAGACCATTGCAGAGATTCACAATGTGGGATCTCGCCCCTCGTCTTCGTACCAACCACAGTTCCACGAATACCGAGGACATGGGCATGCTCCTTCCTACAGCAATGCTACCTCGAGCTCTCAGGCCACGCGAACCTCGCCTGAGGACTCCAGTAGCAGTGAAGGGGTACATACTCCCTCAACGGCGTCCCTGGAATACCACCCCGCCATTGTGCACAACAATGGATATGTGGAGCCGCACCACCCCCCGTTTTCATCCGATACTTCTCATGCAGTACGCACCCGTTACCCGGAGTATCGCTGA
- a CDS encoding uncharacterized protein (COG:S;~EggNog:ENOG410PR1H) produces the protein MCGMCVDDAHLARLKAPTGDQAEKAGEKAAYEARLNVDEAIDTASKDAKDGMNRLEKIGRDKTAELRSGAEKLEGKVEEKAAEAKGAVSGWFGGKK, from the exons ATGTGTGGTATGTGTGTAGATGACGCCCACCTTGCCCGTCTCAAGGCACCCACAGGCGATCAAGCCGAGAAGGCAGGTGAAAAGGCAGCGTATGAGGCACGGTTGAATGTTGATGAGGCG ATCGACACCGCCAGCAAAGACGCCAAAGATGGCATGAACCGTCTGGAGAAGATTGGTCGCGACAAGACGGCTGAGTTGCGCTCAGGAGCAGAGAAGTTGGAGGGTAAggttgaggagaaggcggcggaggcgaagGGAGCGGTGTCCGGgtggtttggggggaagaaataa
- a CDS encoding DNA replication factor Cdt1 C-terminal domain-containing protein (COG:S;~EggNog:ENOG410PQEH;~InterPro:IPR032054;~PFAM:PF16679) — protein sequence MPRTYSTRQAARGLQQQQQPGIQSFARATKPGVVAPSSLSDIKKPATTTTTNVPVTPSKKRKLVELENVDCRGPQGVESTDAVTPSKSLRLGELTLNTPRSGHYARSSVSVRRSGSAATAVPEQPPSTPSKRTGARKTTTKSAPVNRRAACVEDLVNLHGAFLKAVALHAMHNGVTAPADLRELLPTIERLWKKRKVVIKDLQRLIWVLDQEPSSTAFPGYRIANYGLGRVCLERIVREGEERTSESELQERFEQSVDLLWEKALDAVDGDESRVDFVNTLGVATIQESLTPFTTFRKGQQRLQDLRGGVIRLKTEKLRADGKDDVPEKPIDAASTRRKGLLERIKDKQLRQATLPPPPSKQELLRRAAAERVEEVAGVLALLRPAGYVGTGAKAVMAAQRTPFRIEMIAQHVRDSVRSPISQQEVEICLEILAREDVAGGWVNLVTVNQMKSVVLKSCADVQLKEIGAKVAQLKLGWEGSEAQKTVVSAA from the coding sequence ATGCCGCGCACTTATTCCACAAGGCAGGCAGCCCGAGGcctgcaacagcagcagcaaccggGCATCCAGAGCTTCGCAAGAGCGACTAAGCCTGGTGTTGtagctccttcctccttATCGGATATCAAGAAGCCCGCtacgacaacgacgacgaatGTCCCGGTCACGCCTTCCAAGAAACGCAAACTGGTCGAGCTCGAAAACGTCGACTGCCGGGGCCCTCAAGGAGTGGAAAGCACGGATGCAGTCACACCTTCCAAGTCTCTTCGATTGGGAGAATTGACCTTGAATACGCCTAGAAGTGGACATTATGCACGGTCTTCGGTGTCAGTGAGGAGGAGCGGCTCggctgctactgctgttCCTGAGCAGCCGCCGAGTACCCCCTCGAAACGCACAGGTGCTAGGAAGACAACCACAAAGTCAGCTCCTGTGAATCGTCGTGCAGCATGTGTGGAGGATCTCGTAAACCTGCATGGAGCGTTCCTGAAGGCTGTTGCGCTTCATGCTATGCACAATGGTGTTACTGCCCCTGCCGACCTGAGAGAACTGCTCCCTACCATTGAACGACtctggaagaagcggaaggtGGTAATTAAGGATCTGCAACGACTCATTTGGGTTCTGGACCAGGAGCCATCATCGACAGCCTTTCCCGGATATCGAATTGCGAACTATGGACTGGGAAGGGTGTGTTTGGAGCGAATTGTAcgggagggcgaggagcgGACGAGCGAGAGTGAATTGCAAGAGCGGTTTGAGCAGAGCGTGGATTTGCTTTGGGAGAAGGCATTGGATGCGGTGGACGGAGACGAATCAAGGGTGGACTTCGTCAACACGCTGGGCGTTGCGACGATCCAAGAGTCGTTGACACCGTTCACCACGTTCCGGAAGGGACAGCAACGGTTGCAGGACTTGAGGGGCGGGGTGATTCGACTGAAGACGGAAAAGTTACGTGCGGATGGGAAGGACGATGTGCCAGAGAAACCGATCGATGCGGCAAGTACGCGCCGGAAGGGACTACTGGAGCGCATCAAGGATAAGCAGCTGCGACAGGCGAcgttgccgccgccgccgtcgaaGCAGGAGCTGTTAAGGAGGGCAGCTGCGGAGCgcgtggaggaggttgcggGGGTTTTGGCGCTACTGAGACCTGCTGGGTATGTCGGGACCGGAGCGAAGGCCGTGATGGCTGCGCAGCGGACGCCGTTCCGGATCGAGATGATTGCGCAGCACGTCCGGGATTCTGTGCGGAGTCCAATCTCCCAGCAGGAGGTGGAGATTTGTTTGGAGATTTTGGCCCGGGAGGATGTTGCCGGGGGGTGGGTGAATCTCGTCACGGTGAATCAGATGAAGTCTGTGGTTCTTAAGTCATGTGCGGATGTCCAGCTCAAGGAGATTGGAGCCAAGGTGGCCCAGTTGAAGCTTGGGTGGGAAGGGTCTGAGGCGCAGAAGACTGTCGTCTCTGCTGCTTAA
- the MSH2 gene encoding mismatch repair ATPase MSH2 (BUSCO:EOG09260EPQ;~COG:L;~EggNog:ENOG410PF86;~InterPro:IPR027417,IPR036678,IPR036187,IPR007696, IPR011184,IPR016151,IPR032642,IPR000432,IPR007695, IPR007861,IPR007860;~PFAM:PF05188,PF05190,PF05192,PF00488,PF01624;~go_component: GO:0032300 - mismatch repair complex [Evidence IEA];~go_function: GO:0003677 - DNA binding [Evidence IEA];~go_function: GO:0005524 - ATP binding [Evidence IEA];~go_function: GO:0030983 - mismatched DNA binding [Evidence IEA];~go_process: GO:0006298 - mismatch repair [Evidence IEA]): protein MSSRPDLKVDDEVGFIRFYRSISSSSDNDNNNETIRVFDRGDWYSAHGAEAEFIARTVYKTTSVIRNLGRSDTGGLPSVTMSVTVFRNFLREALFRLNRRVEIWGSASGRGGQWKLIKQASPGNLQDVEEELGSVGGLNIEAGAPIILAVKISAKAGEARSVGVCFADASVRELGVSEFLDNDVYSNLESLVIQLGVKECLVQMDAGRKDVELGKVRNIMDSCGIAVSERQSGDFGVRDIEQDLTRLLRDERSAGTLPQTELKLAMGSAAALIKYLGVMTDPSNFGQYRLYQHDLSQFMKLDSSALRALNLMPGPRDGSKSMSLFGLLNHCKTPVGSRLLAQWLKQPLMDKDEIEKRQQLVESFVMDTELRQTMQEEHLRSIPDLYRLAKRFQRKQATLEDVVRVYQVAIRLPGFVASLENVMDEQYQTPLEAEYTSKLRSHSDNLAKLEEMVETTVDLDALENHEFIIKPEFDESLRIIRKKLDKLRHDMDSEHRRVGRDLDQEVDKKLFLENHRVHGWCFRLTRNEAGCIRNKREYQECSTQKNGVYFTTSTMQALRREHDQLSSNYNRTQTGLVSEVVGVAASYCPVLEQLAGVLAHLDVIVSFAHCAVHAPTPYVRPRIHPRGTGNTILKEARHPCMEMQDDISFITNDVSLIRDESSFLIITGPNMGGKSTYIRQIGVIALMAQTGCFVPCSEAELTIFDCILARVGASDSQLKGVSTFMAEMLETSNILKSATSESLIIIDELGRGTSTYDGFGLAWAISEHIVTEIRCFGLFATHFHELTALADRYPKSAKNLHVVAFIGDGTGDEESKDSKRDQVTLLYRVEPGICDQSFGIHVAELVRFPEKVVNMARQKADELEDFTSSGAQGQESNMTLDKYSQEEVEEGSALLKDMLLKWKEAIEAPGKDLTVEEKRQIMRDLVNSDPKLQANKVFQGIKAL, encoded by the exons ATGTCATCTCGACCAGATCTCAAG GTGGACGACGAAGTCGGCTTCATCCGCTTCTACCGctccatttcctcctcctctgacaacgacaacaacaatgagaCCATTCGAGTTTTTGACCGCGGAGACTGGTACTCCGCCCACGGCGCCGAAGCCGAATTCATCGCTCGCACCGTTTACAAAACCACCTCTGTGATCCGCAACCTCGGCCGCAGCGACACAGGCGGCCTGCCTTCCGTGACGATGAGCGTGACTGTATTCCGCAATTTCCTGCGCGAGGCGCTATTTCGACTCAATCGGCGAGTGGAGATCTGGGGCTCTGCGAGCGGGCGCGGCGGACAGTGGAAGCTCATTAAGCAGGCTAGTCCCGGTAACTTGCAggatgtggaagaggaattgGGGAGTGTGGGTGGATTGAATATTGAGGCCGGGGCACCGATCATTCTGGCTGTGAAGATATCCGCGAAGGCCGGGGAGGCGAGGAGCGTGGGGGTTTGCTTTGCGGATGCGAGTGTTAGGGAGCTTGGTGTGAGTGAGTTCTTGGATAATGATGTCTATTCGAATCTGGAGTCGTTGGTAATTCAGCTGGGAGTGAAGGAGTGTCTTGTGCAAATGGACGCCGGGAGGAAGGATGTGGAGCTGGGGAAGGTGAGGAATATTATGGACAGTTGTGGGATTGCAGTGTCAGAGAGGCAGAGTGGTGACTTTGGGGTCAGGGATATTGAGCAGGATTTGacgaggttgttgagggatgAGAGGTCTGCGGGGACGCTGCCGCAGACTGAGCTGAAGTTGGCAATGGGTTCCGCGGCGGCGCTGATCAAGTACCTCGGCGTTATGACGGATCCATCCAACTTTGGCCAGTATCGTCTGTATCAGCATGATCTGTCGCAGTTCATGAAGCTGGATTCGTCGGCGCTGAGGGCGTTGAATCTCATGCCGGGTCCGCGGGACGGATCTAAGTCGATGAGTCTGTTCGGGTTGCTGAATCATTGTAAGACGCCGGTAGGAAGCAGGTTGCTGGCGCAGTGGTTGAAGCAGCCGTTGATGGATAaggatgagattgagaagagacagcagctggtggagTCGTTTGTGATGGACACGGAGCTTCGGCAGACGATGCAGGAGGAGCATCTGCGCTCGATCCCGGATTTATATCGCTTGGCGAAGCGGTTCCAGAGAAAGCAGGCGACGTTGGAGGATGTCGTGCGTGTGTATCAAGTCGCCATTCGCCTGCCGGGCTTTGTTGCATCGCTGGAGAATGTGATGGATGAGCAGTATCAGACGCCTCTGGAAGCGGAGTATACGTCTAAGCTGCGCAGCCATTCGGATAACCTGGcgaagctggaggagatggttgaGACGACGGTGGACTTGGATGCGTTGGAGAACCACGAGTTCATTATCAAGCCGGAGTTCGATGAGAGCTTGCGCATCATTCGCAAGAAGTTGGATAAGCTGCGTCACGATATGGACTCGGAACACCGTCGCGTGGGCCGGGATCTGGACCAAGAAGTGGACAAGAAGCTGTTTCTGGAGAACCATCGTGTGCATGGCTGGTGCTTCCGACTGACTCGCAACGAGGCAGGCTGTATCCGCAACAAGAGAGAGTACCAGGAGTGCTCCACCCAGAAGAACGGTGTCTACTTTACGACTTCGACAATGCAAGCGCTCCGTCGTGAGCACGATCAGCTGTCTTCCAACTACAATCGCACCCAGACTGGTCTGGTCAGCGAGGTCGTTGGTGTAGCTGCTTCCTACTGCCCTGTCCTGGAGCAGCTTGCTGGCGTTCTAGCTCATCTCGATGTTATTGTGAGCTTCGCGCATTGTGCGGTACACGCCCCTACGCCCTATGTCCGCCCCAGAATTCACCCGCGCGGTACTGGAAACACGATTCTGAAGGAAGCGCGGCATCCCTGCATGGAAATGCAGGATGATATTTCATTCATCACCAACGATGTGTCGCTCATACGTGATGAGTCATCCTTCCTCATTATTACCGGTCCCAACATGGGTGGTAAATCGACCTATATCCGACAGATTGGCGTTATTGCGCTGATGGCTCAGACGGGCTGTTTCGTGCCCTGCTCCGAGGCGGAGCTGACTATATTCGACTGTATCCTTGCTCGTGTTGGTGCGAGTGACTCGCAGCTCAAGGGTGTGTCGACTTTCATGGCCGAGATGCTTGAAACCTCAAACATCCTCAAGTCTGCGACTTCGGAGTCcttgatcatcatcgatgaaCTTGGTCGCGGAACTAGTACATACGATGGATTCGGCCTTGCATGGGCTATTTCAGAGCACATCGTCACTGAGATTCGCTGTTTCGGCCTGTTTGCAACCCACTTCCACGAATTGACGGCCCTGGCCGATCGCTACCCCAAGTCGGCCAAGAACCTACATGTAGTGGCTTTTATTGGTGATGGCACAGGTGATGAGGAGAGCAAAGACTCGAAGCGGGACCAGGTCACGCTACTGTACCGCGTCGAACCGGGCATCTGTGACCAGTCATTCGGTATTCACGTCGCTGAATTGGTCCGCTTCCCGGAGAAGGTGGTCAACATGGCGCGACAGAAGGCAGACGAGCTCGAGGACTTCACTTCCTCTGGAGCACAGGGACAAGAGTCCAACATGACACTTGACAAGTACTCCcaggaagaagttgaggaggGAAGTGCTCTCCTCAAGGACATGTTGCTGAAGTGGAAGGAAGCAATTGAGGCACCCGGCAAGGACCTGACGGTTGAAGAAAAGCGCCAAATCATGCGTGACCTTGTCAACAGTGATCCAAAGTTACAAGCGAACAAGGTGTTCCAGGGCATTAAGGCTCTGTAG